A stretch of Ectothiorhodospiraceae bacterium BW-2 DNA encodes these proteins:
- a CDS encoding phenylalanine--tRNA ligase subunit beta, translating to MKFSAQWLRRWVDPALSIEELAHQLTMAGLEVDAIEAVAPPFSHVVVAEVKAVEPHPDADKLRVCQVDVGGDSLLTIVCGAPNVAVGMKVPAALIGAVLPGEIKIKKSKLRGVVSMGMLCSASELGLSDERGGLMPLAAELAVGQEVRQALELEDMTLELGLTPNRGDCLSLLGIAREVGVLNDIALTPPPLTPVEVELDERFAVDIRAPAACPVYACRIVRGLDRTVSTPLWMVERLRRSGMRSLGPLVDVTNYVMLELGQPMHAFNLAALQGSIVVRLADEGETLSLLNETTVELHHDTLVIADSERALALAGIMGGSESAVEAQTGDILLESAFFTPEIIAGRARRYGLHTDSSHRFERGVDPTLQRRALERATALLLDICGGQAGPIEQVILEEHLPKSPEVVLRLSRLEAILGVSLPAAQVETILRRLELQPRLEGESLRVRVPPFRFDITQEIDLIEEVGRIIGYDRLPTATLPLPKELPVLSELRLEKERFCDLLVDRGYFEAVSYSFVAPQLEQLLNGGQRVMTLQNPISAEMSVMRTSLWSGLLGALQYNLNRQQERVRLFETGLRFLHHSDGELQQQQMLAGVVTGSVVPEQWGESSRRVDFFDLKGDVEQLLALTGRREAFLFSPQPHPALHPGQSAAILSRQGEGVGYLGMLHPAVSQTLGLPKQIYLFELQLQPLLQGELPRFSELSRFPAVKRDLAFIVADDVLATELLEAVNQVAVAEVSGVTLFDLYQGENVGEGRKSLAIRLTLQAESKTLTDDEVEAVVERIVAHLRRVLGATIRD from the coding sequence ATGAAGTTTAGTGCACAGTGGTTGCGTCGTTGGGTCGATCCGGCTCTCTCAATCGAAGAGTTGGCTCACCAACTCACGATGGCCGGTCTGGAGGTGGATGCCATTGAGGCGGTGGCTCCGCCCTTCAGTCATGTCGTGGTCGCTGAAGTAAAGGCGGTTGAGCCCCATCCTGATGCCGATAAACTGCGGGTCTGTCAGGTCGATGTCGGTGGCGACTCGCTACTGACCATTGTCTGTGGTGCCCCTAATGTCGCGGTCGGAATGAAGGTTCCGGCCGCGCTCATCGGCGCTGTTTTACCGGGTGAGATTAAAATCAAAAAGAGTAAGCTGCGCGGTGTGGTCTCTATGGGGATGCTCTGCTCCGCCTCTGAACTCGGTTTAAGTGATGAGAGGGGGGGGCTGATGCCTCTTGCCGCTGAGTTAGCGGTAGGTCAGGAGGTGCGTCAGGCGCTGGAGCTAGAGGATATGACGCTTGAGTTAGGCTTGACGCCTAATCGGGGCGACTGCCTGAGCCTGTTGGGGATTGCGCGTGAGGTGGGGGTCCTGAACGATATCGCCTTAACCCCGCCCCCGTTGACGCCGGTTGAGGTTGAGCTGGATGAGCGGTTTGCGGTCGATATTAGAGCGCCGGCTGCTTGTCCTGTCTATGCGTGCCGTATTGTGCGCGGACTGGATCGAACCGTATCGACCCCCCTCTGGATGGTCGAGCGGCTGCGGCGCAGCGGTATGCGCTCGCTAGGGCCGCTAGTCGATGTGACTAACTATGTGATGCTAGAGCTAGGGCAGCCGATGCACGCCTTCAATCTAGCCGCGTTACAGGGCTCAATTGTGGTTCGCCTAGCGGATGAAGGGGAGACCTTGTCGCTGCTAAACGAGACCACCGTCGAGCTGCACCACGACACTCTAGTCATTGCCGATAGCGAGCGGGCGTTGGCCTTAGCGGGCATTATGGGGGGGAGCGAGAGTGCGGTTGAGGCACAGACAGGCGATATTCTGTTAGAGAGCGCCTTCTTCACCCCAGAGATTATCGCCGGTAGAGCACGGCGCTACGGTCTCCATACCGACTCCTCCCACCGTTTTGAGCGCGGCGTCGATCCCACCTTGCAGCGACGAGCGCTAGAGCGAGCGACAGCACTGCTGCTCGATATCTGTGGCGGTCAGGCCGGCCCGATTGAGCAAGTTATCCTAGAAGAGCACCTGCCTAAGAGCCCAGAGGTGGTGCTACGACTGTCTCGCTTAGAGGCGATTTTAGGGGTGTCGCTGCCCGCAGCGCAGGTTGAGACGATTTTGCGCCGACTTGAACTACAGCCCCGTCTTGAAGGGGAGAGCCTTCGGGTGCGAGTGCCTCCGTTTCGGTTCGATATTACCCAAGAGATCGATCTAATTGAGGAGGTCGGGCGAATTATCGGCTACGATCGGCTCCCTACGGCAACGCTGCCGCTACCAAAAGAGTTACCCGTCCTATCGGAGCTGCGGCTTGAGAAGGAGCGGTTTTGCGATCTGTTAGTTGACCGAGGCTACTTTGAAGCGGTGAGCTACAGCTTTGTCGCGCCACAGCTAGAGCAGCTACTCAATGGCGGACAGCGAGTCATGACGCTGCAAAATCCGATCTCTGCCGAGATGTCGGTAATGCGGACTAGCTTATGGAGCGGCCTGCTAGGCGCATTGCAGTATAACCTTAACCGCCAGCAGGAGCGGGTGCGACTGTTCGAGACCGGACTGCGTTTTCTACACCACAGTGACGGTGAGTTACAGCAGCAGCAGATGCTTGCTGGTGTCGTGACCGGCAGTGTGGTGCCGGAGCAGTGGGGGGAGAGTAGCCGACGGGTCGATTTTTTTGATCTCAAAGGCGATGTGGAGCAGCTGTTAGCCTTGACCGGTCGCCGAGAGGCGTTCCTCTTCTCACCTCAACCCCATCCTGCCCTCCATCCCGGCCAGTCGGCGGCTATTTTGTCGCGTCAAGGGGAGGGCGTGGGCTATCTGGGGATGCTCCATCCAGCGGTTAGCCAAACATTGGGGTTGCCAAAGCAGATCTATCTATTTGAACTACAGCTACAGCCGCTACTGCAGGGCGAGCTGCCTCGATTTAGCGAACTCTCCCGTTTTCCTGCCGTTAAGCGCGATTTGGCCTTTATTGTGGCCGATGATGTCTTGGC